Proteins encoded by one window of Primulina huaijiensis isolate GDHJ02 chromosome 1, ASM1229523v2, whole genome shotgun sequence:
- the LOC140977319 gene encoding polyphenol oxidase I, chloroplastic-like — protein MASLHLSCTHSTSCSDHHRASPRRIFPKPSHFTTRSTRTHRLQVSCTAAANGGQNQKEPSFQNVEASEGKVDRRNMLLGLGGLYGAANLVPTPAASANPIQAPQLDKCGTATNLNTGQALDTNCCPPIAASIIDYQLPPVLQMRRRPAAHRVTPEYIFKYNLAVDRMKRLPAEDPRNFMQQANIHCAYCNGAYDQPGQGTLDLQVHNSWLFFPFHRWYLYFYERILGKLINDPTFALPFWNWDNPKGMTIPPMFVDPKSAIYDAKRNQKNLPPAVIDLGMTGNTDPLQVVANNLTVMYTEMVRSNSDAYDFMGKAYREGTPVNPGPGASERGSHTAAHIWVGDPREPSGEDLGNFYSAGRDSLFYCHHANVDRMWTLWQYFLPSIKIPDKNITDPDYLNTSFLFYDENARLVRVKVKDCIDNLKMGFDYERIDLPWLDYRPPPQTSKARIARIASTAPKAETLFPLKLEQVVRFEVSKTKKGKADELLVLENITLDTSKFLKFDVFVNDEDDNPGELDKAAYAGTYAQVPHKTNTPSATTSIRLKLTDLYEDMDLADDDSIVVTLVPRHEGPGVTIGGIKIIENPTKTS, from the coding sequence ATGGCTTCTCTTCATCTTTCATGCACCCACTCCACTTCCTGCTCCGACCACCACCGCGCCTCTCCTCGCCGGATCTTCCCCAAGCCATCACATTTCACCACCCGTTCAACGCGCACCCACCGCCTGCAAGTTTCTTGCACCGCCGCAGCAAACGGTGGCCAAAACCAGAAAGAACCCTCCTTCCAAAATGTCGAAGCTTCTGAAGGGAAGGTCGACAGAAGGAACATGCTTCTGGGTTTAGGCGGCCTCTACGGCGCTGCCAACCTGGTTCCTACTCCGGCCGCCTCAGCCAATCCCATTCAAGCACCGCAACTAGACAAGTGTGGCACCGCTACCAACTTGAATACCGGTCAGGCTCTAGACACCAATTGCTGCCCCCCTATAGCAGCGAGCATCATTGATTACCAACTCCCTCCAGTTTTGCAGATGAGAAGAAGGCCAGCAGCTCATAGAGTTACTCCTGAATACATTTTTAAGTACAATTTAGCCGTCGATCGGATGAAGCGTCTCCCGGCGGAAGATCCACGTAACTTCATGCAACAAGCTAACATCCACTGCGCTTACTGCAATGGCGCTTATGATCAACCTGGGCAAGGCACACTGGATCTTCAAGTCCACAATTCATGGCTGTTCTTTCCTTTCCACAGGTGGTACCTTTATTTCTACGAAAGAATCCTGGGAAAACTGATTAATGATCCCACTTTCGCGTTACCATTCTGGAACTGGGACAATCCTAAAGGCATGACGATCCCACCCATGTTCGTAGATCCTAAATCTGCTATCTACGACGCGAAACGCAACCAGAAAAATTTGCCTCCCGCTGTGATAGATCTTGGCATGACCGGGAACACCGACCCTCTTCAAGTTGTGGCCAACAACCTGACTGTAATGTACACAGAGATGGTTCGTAGCAACTCTGATGCGTATGATTTCATGGGCAAGGCTTATCGGGAAGGAACTCCAGTTAATCCAGGTCCTGGTGCATCCGAGCGCGGCTCTCACACAGCTGCCCACATTTGGGTCGGAGATCCGAGAGAGCCCAGCGGAGAAGACTTGGGTAACTTCTACTCAGCAGGACGGGACTCTTTATTTTACTGTCATCACGCCAATGTCGACCGAATGTGGACTCTTTGGCAATATTTTTTGCCTAGCATCAAAATTCCGGACAAGAACATTACAGACCCCGATTACCTCAACACGTCGTTCCTGTTCTACGATGAGAATGCGCGGCTCGTTCGCGTCAAAGTTAAGGACTGTATAGATAATCTGAAAATGGGATTCGATTACGAGAGAATCGATCTCCCATGGCTGGACTACAGGCCTCCACCCCAAACTTCCAAGGCTAGAATCGCAAGAATTGCCTCTACGGCACCGAAAGCGGAAACTTTGTTTCCATTGAAGCTGGAACAAGTTGTCAGGTTCGAAGTCTCCAAGACCAAGAAAGGAAAAGCCGACGAATTGCTGGTCTTGGAAAACATAACACTGGACACATCTAAATTCCTTAAGTTCGATGTATTTGTGAACGATGAAGATGACAATCCTGGGGAGCTGGACAAGGCCGCTTATGCTGGAACTTACGCACAGGTGCCACACAAAACGAATACCCCATCGGCCACCACTTCAATCCGGCTGAAGCTCACGGATTTGTACGAAGACATGGACCTCGCAGATGATGACTCTATTGTTGTGACCTTGGTGCCTAGGCACGAGGGCCCTGGAGTTACCATTGGTGGTatcaaaattattgaaaatcCTACCAAAACAAGTTAA
- the LOC140977326 gene encoding tyrosine--tRNA ligase 1, cytoplasmic-like produces the protein MENDDSHRNEASPSQSLQSLSISSQSQMNVKERFDVIRSIGEECIQEDELERLLANKPNPICYDGFEPSGRMHIAQGVMKAINVNKLTSTGCKVKIWIADWFAQLNNKMGGDLKKIQVIGQYLIEIWKAVGMNLESGQVEFIWSSEEINSRAHEYWPLVMDIARRNKLPRIVRCCQIMGRSEQDELSAAQIFYPCMQCADIFFLKADICQLGMDQRKVNVLAREYCDDIKRKNKPIILSHHMLPGLQEGQEKMSKSDPSSSIYMEDEEADVNLKIKKAFCPPKVVEKNPCMEYIKYIVFPWFNEFTVERKPENGGDKTFKSFKDLADEYENGDLHPGDLKPALSKALNRILQPVRDHFVNDPKAKELLKRVKGYKVTR, from the exons ATGGAGAACGACGATAGCCACCGTAATGAGGCTTCTCCCTCTCAATCACTTCAATCCCTCTCTATTTCTTCTCAATCCCA AATGAATGTGAAGGAGAGGTTCGATGTAATAAGAAGCATTGGTGAAGAGTGCATACAGGAGGATGAGTTGGAGAGACTGTTGGCTAACAAGCCTAATCCCATTTGCTACGATGGGTTCGAACCCTCTGGGAGAATGCACATCGCTCAG GGAGTCATGAAGGCCATTAATGTCAATAAGCTGACCTCTACTGGCTGCAAAGTGAAAATTTGGATTGCAGATTGGTTTGCTCAGCTAAACAACAAAATGGGCGGTGACTTGAAGAAAATTCAAGTTATAGGACAATATTTGATTGAGATATGGAAAGCTGTCGGAATGAATCTTGAAAGTGGTCAGGTAGAATTTATATGGTCTTCTGAAGAGATCAACTCCAGAGCTCATGAGTACTGGCCTCTTGTAATGGATATAGCTCGGAGGAACAAGCTTCCGAGGATTGTGag GTGTTGTCAAATTATGGGTCGTTCCGAGCAAGATGAATTGTCTGCGGCTCAAATATTCtacccatgcatgcaatgtgctgatattttttttctcaag GCTGATATCTGCCAATTGGGCATGGACCAACGTAAAGTGAATGTGCTTGCTAGGGAGTACTGTGATGACATCAAGAGAAAAAACAAGCCTATAATATTGTCTCACC ATATGCTTCCTGGTTTGCAGGAAGGACAGGAGAAGATGTCGAAGAGCGATCCATCATCTTCCATCTACATGGAAGACGAAGAG GCTGATGtgaatttgaagataaagaaagCATTCTGCCCGCCAAAGGTGGTGGAAAAGAATCCATGCATGGAGTACATCAAATACATTGTTTTTCCATGGTTCAATGAGTTCACAGTTGAGAGAAAACCAGAAAATGGTGGCGACAA GACCTTCAAGAGTTTCAAAGATTTAGCTGACGAATATGAAAATGGTGATCTGCACCCGGGGGATCTAAAACCTGCTCTATCAAAAGCGCTAAACCGCATACTACAG CCAGTGCGTGATCATTTCGTTAACGACCCCAAGGCCAAGGAGCTATTGAAAAGGGTAAAG GGTTACAAGGTAACCAGATAA